The Planococcus donghaensis genome contains a region encoding:
- a CDS encoding sugar ABC transporter substrate-binding protein produces MVFNKKFMTGVAFATLMTGLAACSGGEEEAKEGGSEKITIFQTKVEISDQLEAAAETYTEETGVEVEVIGTTGDDYFQQLQIRLNNGTGPSIMSLQNSTVAKRVESYVYDLSGEEFVKDIAPNMALMVDDKLVGIPYGVEGFGLVYNKDLVNPEDIQDYESFNSTLEKFKSEDINGLGLSSEAYFLIGHISNYPFSLQEDPEAFMDSLTSGEATMAETEEFLEFGKFMESIRANTPSPLGVSYDQQVGDFAAGKTAMIHQGNWASSLLNDFDVDFEVGMAPFPLEGNDKLAVGVGSNWAVNSEKEQEEIDAAIDFLEWLHTSETGKQIIVEEFGFIPAMTNIEANDLDPLSTAVFEASNNGETIPWSHNYYPANLVPNDFAPATEEFFANEKVTGDEFISNLDAAWQNATK; encoded by the coding sequence ATGGTATTTAACAAAAAGTTTATGACGGGTGTAGCATTTGCTACGCTGATGACTGGATTAGCTGCATGTAGCGGGGGAGAAGAAGAAGCAAAAGAAGGTGGTTCTGAGAAAATCACGATTTTCCAGACAAAGGTTGAGATTTCTGATCAACTAGAGGCAGCTGCAGAAACCTATACGGAAGAAACTGGCGTAGAAGTGGAAGTTATCGGTACAACTGGGGATGATTATTTCCAACAGCTTCAAATTCGTCTTAATAATGGTACAGGACCATCGATTATGAGCCTCCAAAATTCAACAGTGGCAAAACGGGTAGAATCGTATGTATATGACTTGAGTGGAGAAGAATTCGTAAAAGATATCGCACCGAATATGGCATTAATGGTTGATGATAAATTAGTAGGGATTCCTTACGGCGTAGAAGGATTTGGCCTTGTTTACAACAAAGATTTAGTGAACCCAGAAGATATTCAAGATTACGAGTCATTTAATAGCACGTTAGAAAAATTTAAATCAGAAGATATCAATGGATTAGGGTTGTCGTCAGAAGCGTACTTCTTGATTGGCCATATTAGTAACTATCCATTTTCACTTCAAGAAGATCCAGAAGCATTCATGGATAGCTTGACTAGTGGGGAAGCGACAATGGCGGAAACTGAAGAGTTCCTTGAATTTGGTAAATTCATGGAGTCGATTAGAGCGAATACTCCAAGCCCACTTGGTGTTTCTTATGACCAACAAGTCGGTGATTTTGCAGCTGGTAAAACTGCGATGATTCATCAAGGAAACTGGGCATCAAGCTTGTTGAATGATTTCGACGTTGATTTTGAAGTAGGTATGGCGCCATTCCCACTTGAAGGAAATGATAAGCTTGCAGTAGGCGTTGGTAGCAACTGGGCAGTAAACTCAGAAAAAGAACAAGAAGAAATCGATGCAGCTATTGATTTCTTAGAATGGTTGCATACGAGTGAAACTGGTAAACAGATTATTGTTGAAGAGTTTGGCTTTATCCCAGCAATGACGAATATTGAAGCTAATGACTTGGATCCGTTATCGACAGCAGTATTTGAAGCTTCAAATAATGGTGAAACAATTCCATGGTCACATAATTACTATCCTGCAAACTTAGTACCGAATGATTTTGCACCAGCTACAGAAGAATTCTTTGCGAATGAAAAAGTCACAGGTGATGAATTCATTAGCAATTTGGATGCTGCATGGCAGAACGCAACAAAATAA